In one window of Bifidobacterium sp. WK041_4_12 DNA:
- a CDS encoding Fic family protein produces the protein MNARRDDAVRLAKRLLIDVLWKTANIEVDGITFPDTEEIFEGRAPDGMRVSDIVAVNNLKRAWEFLFDHVDEAVDWPFVSHYNRIIGESLIADSGKLRTVPVRIGGTDWVPPVATIDAVRNSVEKASLHHDPEQRAIDLFLAVSRGQWFQDGNKRTALLVANHCLINAGIGIFSVTPSLKHDFIHELVSYYESDNAADLSSWLRHHAIGLLPGGLTRAELQAMK, from the coding sequence ATGAATGCTCGTCGTGATGATGCGGTGCGTCTGGCGAAACGCCTGCTGATTGATGTGCTATGGAAAACGGCGAACATCGAAGTCGATGGGATTACGTTTCCAGACACGGAGGAAATCTTTGAAGGGCGTGCCCCCGATGGGATGCGTGTCAGTGACATTGTTGCCGTGAACAATCTCAAGCGAGCATGGGAATTCCTTTTTGACCATGTCGATGAAGCAGTTGATTGGCCGTTCGTCTCGCATTACAACCGAATCATTGGTGAGAGTCTTATTGCTGATTCTGGAAAGCTTCGTACAGTGCCAGTAAGGATAGGTGGAACGGACTGGGTCCCACCAGTTGCGACGATTGATGCTGTGCGAAACAGTGTCGAGAAGGCATCGCTTCACCATGATCCAGAACAGCGAGCGATTGACCTGTTTCTTGCCGTGTCACGCGGACAGTGGTTTCAGGATGGCAACAAGCGAACGGCGTTGCTGGTGGCAAACCACTGCCTTATCAATGCCGGGATTGGCATATTCTCAGTCACCCCAAGTCTGAAGCATGATTTCATTCACGAGCTGGTTTCGTATTATGAATCAGACAATGCGGCAGACCTTTCAAGTTGGCTACGACATCATGCCATCGGTTTGCTCCCAGGCGGTCTCACTCGTGCAGAACTGCAAGCAATGAAGTAA
- a CDS encoding pyruvate oxidase: MSTKAADQLVSVLMNWNVKHVFGLPGDSIDTTVDALRRNQDKIEFVQVRHEEVAALSAAANAKLTGGVGVCLAIGGPGAIHMLNGLYDAKMDHVPVLALLGQVTTKDINEGYFQEVNTPKLFDDVAVFNKTISASDNLGKIVDSAIRAAMTKKGVAVLTIPDDLPDQKVSNEYVDSAAAFKLSTPQVDDGQLAEVISMLKQAQKPLALIGKGGEHAGPVLQQFIETNNIPFILTMPAKGTIADDHANSLGNVGKLGTKPAYEAMKSTDLLLMIGTNYPYTPYLPDAGQAKCVQIDTCPENLGSRYAVDVAIDGDAGAVVSQLNAKGALRSDDRFLKACQKDMDSWNKWMSEKRNLNTSPASPEAVFARIDETAPKDAVYSIDVGTSTSWGARFLHVQPTQKYSISAWLGTMGCGLPSAIAGAESYPERKNISVSGDGAFAMVMQDFVTAVKYKLPIIQVVINNQKLAFIEYEQQSAGQLNYEIDLEDMDYAKFAEAAGGVGYTARSNAEFNEALAQAYKETDKPVLINVYVKDNAPLPGKIVGEEAMGYTKYGTHYLENYWKIPSMPPLKDIMRQFF, from the coding sequence ATGTCGACAAAAGCTGCTGATCAACTGGTCAGTGTGTTGATGAATTGGAACGTAAAGCATGTCTTCGGTCTGCCAGGCGACTCTATTGACACCACAGTCGATGCTCTGCGACGCAATCAGGACAAGATCGAGTTCGTTCAGGTGCGACACGAGGAGGTCGCAGCGCTCTCTGCAGCCGCCAACGCCAAACTCACCGGCGGCGTGGGCGTATGCCTTGCCATCGGCGGACCAGGTGCGATTCATATGCTCAACGGTCTCTATGATGCCAAGATGGATCATGTGCCCGTGCTTGCCCTGCTCGGTCAGGTCACCACGAAGGATATCAACGAGGGCTACTTCCAAGAGGTTAATACCCCTAAGCTCTTCGATGACGTTGCAGTCTTCAACAAGACCATTTCCGCTTCGGATAACCTTGGCAAGATCGTTGACTCCGCAATCCGCGCTGCCATGACGAAAAAAGGCGTTGCAGTCCTGACCATTCCCGACGACCTTCCAGACCAGAAAGTCTCGAACGAATATGTTGATAGCGCTGCTGCATTCAAGCTGAGCACTCCGCAGGTCGATGACGGGCAGCTTGCCGAGGTCATCTCGATGCTGAAGCAGGCGCAGAAGCCACTGGCCCTGATTGGCAAGGGCGGCGAACATGCTGGCCCTGTGCTGCAGCAGTTCATTGAGACGAACAACATTCCATTCATTCTTACGATGCCAGCCAAAGGCACGATTGCCGATGACCATGCAAACAGCCTTGGCAACGTTGGCAAGCTCGGCACAAAGCCAGCGTATGAGGCGATGAAGTCGACCGACCTGCTGTTGATGATTGGGACGAACTATCCATACACACCGTATCTGCCGGATGCGGGACAGGCAAAGTGCGTTCAGATCGATACCTGCCCGGAGAATCTCGGCAGTCGCTATGCAGTGGACGTTGCCATTGACGGCGATGCGGGTGCCGTGGTCTCGCAGCTGAATGCCAAGGGTGCTCTGCGCAGCGATGACCGATTCCTCAAGGCTTGCCAGAAGGATATGGATAGCTGGAACAAGTGGATGTCTGAAAAGCGCAATCTCAATACTTCTCCAGCTTCACCTGAGGCAGTGTTCGCACGCATCGATGAAACCGCTCCGAAGGATGCCGTCTATTCCATCGATGTCGGAACATCGACTTCGTGGGGAGCGCGCTTCCTGCACGTCCAGCCAACGCAGAAATATTCGATTTCGGCATGGCTGGGTACCATGGGCTGTGGTCTTCCCAGCGCCATAGCAGGTGCTGAATCGTATCCAGAGCGAAAGAACATCAGCGTTTCCGGGGATGGCGCGTTCGCGATGGTGATGCAGGACTTCGTCACTGCCGTCAAATACAAGTTGCCGATCATTCAGGTAGTCATCAACAATCAGAAGCTTGCTTTCATTGAATACGAACAGCAGAGCGCCGGCCAGCTTAACTATGAGATTGACTTGGAAGACATGGATTATGCCAAGTTCGCTGAGGCGGCTGGCGGCGTTGGCTACACGGCTCGCAGCAATGCCGAGTTCAACGAAGCGCTGGCACAGGCGTACAAGGAAACGGACAAGCCGGTACTGATCAACGTCTATGTCAAGGACAATGCGCCGCTGCCAGGCAAGATCGTTGGTGAAGAAGCCATGGGATATACGAAGTATGGCACCCATTATCTTGAAAACTACTGGAAGATCCCTTCCATGCCGCCACTGAAGGACATCATGCGCCAGTTCTTCTAA
- a CDS encoding LysR family transcriptional regulator: MTLLQLKYIVKIVECGSMNEASHELYVSQPALSSSVKELENELGIDIFTRSSQGIALTVDGAEFLTYARQVLDQTSLLEERYKNAKPRKQLCRVSTQHYMFAVEAFVEMISSTNSDEYEFTIRETRTRDIINQVANMQSEIGIIYLSDFNKDVLGKLLRGKHLEFHPLFRAGLHVFLSRNNPLASKSKITMKDLEPYPFLQYEQGEEGSFYFAEEAVWPEYSPKQINVTDRATILNFIVGLNGYTVCTGIDNEDLNNEKIVTVPLESDESMLVGWISNERAKLSNAASMYLDKLRSVLDSHGYTIID, from the coding sequence ATGACTCTCCTGCAGTTGAAATATATCGTCAAGATCGTTGAATGCGGCTCCATGAACGAGGCATCTCACGAACTCTACGTTTCGCAGCCCGCTCTCAGCTCGTCAGTCAAGGAACTGGAAAATGAGCTGGGCATCGATATATTCACCCGCTCTTCGCAAGGGATCGCACTGACTGTCGATGGTGCAGAATTCCTGACATATGCACGTCAGGTGCTCGACCAAACATCCCTGCTTGAAGAGCGGTACAAGAACGCGAAACCCCGCAAACAGCTATGCCGTGTTTCCACCCAGCACTATATGTTTGCGGTCGAGGCTTTCGTCGAGATGATCAGTTCAACGAATTCGGATGAATATGAATTCACGATCCGAGAGACCCGCACGCGCGACATCATCAATCAGGTGGCCAACATGCAGTCCGAGATAGGCATCATCTACCTTTCCGACTTCAACAAGGATGTATTGGGCAAGCTGCTGCGAGGCAAGCATCTTGAATTCCATCCCCTGTTTCGTGCAGGATTGCATGTCTTCCTTTCTCGCAACAATCCGCTCGCGTCCAAGTCGAAAATCACGATGAAGGATTTGGAACCCTACCCATTCCTGCAGTATGAGCAAGGCGAAGAAGGCAGCTTCTACTTTGCGGAGGAGGCCGTCTGGCCTGAGTACTCCCCCAAACAGATCAATGTGACTGACCGTGCCACAATTCTGAACTTCATCGTCGGATTGAACGGATACACAGTCTGCACAGGAATTGACAACGAGGACTTGAACAACGAGAAAATCGTTACCGTGCCTCTGGAATCTGATGAATCCATGCTGGTTGGCTGGATCAGCAATGAGCGCGCCAAGCTCTCAAACGCAGCAAGCATGTATCTCGACAAGCTTCGCAGCGTCCTCGACTCCCACGGCTACACCATAATCGACTGA